ACCGCGGGCCTTTTCAGATCTGCTAATACAGGGACCATCTTTCTGGATGAGATTACCGAAATCCCGCTCGAGACCCAGGTCAAACTTCTGCGCGTTCTTCAAGAGAAGCGCATTCGACCCCTCGGAAGCACGGAAGAAATTCCCCTGGACGTCCAGGTCATTGCAGCCACCAACCGCGACCTGGAGCAGGTGCTCTGGAACAGGAGCTTCCGGGAAGATCTCTATTACCGGCTCGGGGCAGTCACCATCTATATCCCACCCCTACGGGAACATTTAGAAGATATTCCGGACCTGGTCGCCACTTTCATCCAGAAGCTCAATCGACGCCTTAAACGCAACATCCTGGGCGTTCACCCAGATATAATGCAAAACCTCACCAACTATTCCTGGCCTGGCAATGTGCGTCAGCTTGAAAACGTCATTGAAAATGCATATTTGTTTTCCAAAGGGAAGTGGATTACCCGGCTGGGGGTGAAACTCGAAGAGGATATCCAATCTCTTGTGCGATCCACAGGACAAATTAGCATGTCCTTGGACCCGGACGAATTTTATCTGCCGTCCAAAGTGATGTCAACCTCCTTGAGACGGAAAATTCAAAGTGCAGCAAAAAGTCCGACAGGCGTGTTGATCCAGGGAGAAGAAGGGACCGGATCCCTGATGGTTGGACGGGAAATCCACCGTCAGAGCTTCTATGCAAAAGGGCCTTTCGTCATCGTCAACTGCGATACGATTCCACCCGAACTTTTTGAAAAAGAGCTGTTCGGAAATTCTATTTTTGAAGATACACAAGGACATTTTGAAGGATATATACACCAGGCCGAAAGCGGCACGCTCTATCTCAACGAAGTTACGGCCATACCGTACCGGATTCAGATGCTGCTGCTTAGCTTGTTCGAAGGAGACAGGATGCGTCCGACCGGGTTTTCCAGGGATCTTCCAAAAAATCTTTGCGTCATTGCCTATACGTCGCAAGATCTGCATCGGGCCATGAAAGAGAAAAGCCTGTCTGTCGGATTCTATACCCGATTGAGTGGGTTTGTCATTCACATTCCGA
The Gemmatimonadota bacterium genome window above contains:
- a CDS encoding sigma 54-interacting transcriptional regulator — translated: MNAINPEIEYNFVIGKSPQIQEVYRQMQTAAKGAGSVLIAGESGTGKDLVAQYIHHKSGRAPNPFVPVNCGAIPKELFESELFGHKKGSFTGAVNETAGLFRSANTGTIFLDEITEIPLETQVKLLRVLQEKRIRPLGSTEEIPLDVQVIAATNRDLEQVLWNRSFREDLYYRLGAVTIYIPPLREHLEDIPDLVATFIQKLNRRLKRNILGVHPDIMQNLTNYSWPGNVRQLENVIENAYLFSKGKWITRLGVKLEEDIQSLVRSTGQISMSLDPDEFYLPSKVMSTSLRRKIQSAAKSPTGVLIQGEEGTGSLMVGREIHRQSFYAKGPFVIVNCDTIPPELFEKELFGNSIFEDTQGHFEGYIHQAESGTLYLNEVTAIPYRIQMLLLSLFEGDRMRPTGFSRDLPKNLCVIAYTSQDLHRAMKEKSLSVGFYTRLSGFVIHIPTLREQKEKIPEFADYFVKLFATRQQHPAPRIHDDALASLMAYPWPGNLLELRFVIQGALTAANFGTIQKHHLPDQLGIHWQTDGHTDTRGKLYDVEQALLQEALQKADGNKTQAARLLGISRKKVYKMLESATLHHESGF